One genomic region from Pseudochaenichthys georgianus chromosome 15, fPseGeo1.2, whole genome shotgun sequence encodes:
- the msh6 gene encoding DNA mismatch repair protein Msh6: MAKQSSLFNFFAKSPPPVSKSKPSPSPTEADLPSSVLKSSSSPKEQAKQTPQQPAKTNKVKVKSKDKSTKGGFSKLFGDKAATAKQSDNTCTSSAGALVWAKLEGHPWWPCMVVPQPLSGQQMRGKGRDQRIHVHFFDEPATRGWVSTKYVRDYQGSDSRDAKIGGVFFSGKPVVRRAMELADQGLFDSPDKRLKIPLCMDPSDDDDEEEEDDEEEEIESMLTDEELTDEDEPNNEKGKSAKVSLRSSRASTGSGNKAKRRRIVVALDSGGSDEEFKPELAASSSEDEGEEATVASEDDGGSKITNDSEAESPIKPAKRKRPEEKSASTKSKIPTTPSNAPKRFPAAVADDTKSRLSAFSAPDNIDSQANGSGTGVSATIWDHEKLEWLQDGKRKDSRRRRQSEDDYDSSSLYVPEDFLNRTTPGMRRWWQLKSGMFDTVLFFKVGKFYELYHMDAVIGVNEMALTFMKGTWAHSGFPEIGFARFSDVLVQKGYKVARVEQTETPDMMEARCKKMARPTKFDRVVNREVCRIITRGTQTYSVLDGAPSESQSKFLLSLKEKAEEESSGRCRTYGVCFVDTSVGYFHVGQFPDDRHCSRLRTLIAHFAPAEVLFEKGNPSVETRKIFKASLSSALQEGLNAGTQFWDAQKTLKNLSEEDYFREAAGKDQGKGKNALPSLLKKMTSKTDSLGLTPKEGHELGLSALGGCIFYLKKCLVDHELLSLANFEEYVPVDVELEKAAGRDNFFSRTRQRMVLDGVTLANLEIFQNGLGGTEGTLLERLDTCSTPFGKRLLKQWLCAPLCNPSSIKDRLDAVEELMAAQAQATEVSDLLKKLPDLERLLSKIHSIGTPLKGQDHPDSRAVLYEEVTYSKRKIADFLSVLEGFKTMQEIITVLTPVAGNSRSKLLHQVVSLKGDKDGLFPNLSAELKRWDKAFDHNKARTTGVITPKAGFDPEFDEALSSIKDCERELQDYLDQQKKRVGCKNMSYWGTGRNRFQMEVPDSISERNIPEEYDAKSTKKGWKRYVTRESERLFSELQGYEETRDAALKDCMRRLFYNFDQNYKDWKTGVECMAVLDVLLAFSRYSQGGDGSMTRPQVVLPEGDDQVAPFLDLTGSRHPCVTKTFFGDDFIPNDVFIGCPGSSEAGEENGQASCVLVTGPNMGGKSTLMRQCGLVIILAQLGCYVPAESLRYTPVDRVFTRLGASDRIMAGESTFFVELSETASILHHATKHSLVLLDELGKGTATYDGTAIASAVVKELAEKICCRTLFSTHYHSLVEDYATNPAVRLGHMACMVENECEDPSQETITFLYKFITGACPKSYGFNAARLASLPEEVIQSGHRKAQEFEKSTISLRLFKKLCQFAEDVSVGNTHFTSLVQMLNNL; encoded by the exons ATGGCGAAGCAAAGCTCCCTTTTCAATTTTTTTGCCAAGTCTCCGCCGCCAGTCTCCAAGTCGAAGCCGAGTCCCTCTCCCACCGAGGCGGACCTGCCTTCCTCCGTTTTGAAATCCAGCTCCTCTCCAAAGGAGCAAGCTAAACAAACACCACAACAACCTGCCAAGACCAACAAAGTAAAAGTGAAGAGTAAGGACAAGTCCACTAAAGGAGGGTTCAGCAAACTGTTTGGCGACAAGGCCGCAACAGCCAAACAGAG TGACAACACATGCACATCCAGTGCTGGCGCCCTTGTGTGGGCAAAACTGGAGGGACACCCCTGGTGGCCATGCATGGTGGTACCCCAACCACTGTCCGGACAGCAGATGAGGGGCAAGGGTCGGGACCAACGCATACATGTCCATTTCTTTGATGAACCCGCTACTAGAGGATGGGTCAGCACCAAATATGTCCGAGATTACCAAG GCTCGGACAGCAGGGATGCTAAAATAGGCGGGGTGTTCTTCAGCGGCAAACCTGTGGTCCGCCGTGCAATGGAGCTCGCTGATCAAGGTTTGTTCGACAGTCCAGATAAAAGACTAAAGATCCCTCTCTGTATGGATCcctctgatgatgatgatgaagaggaggaggatgatgaagaggaagaaATTGAG TCTATGCTGACTGATGAAGAGCTCACTGATGAGGACGAACCGAACAATGAGAAAGGGAAGTCGGCCAAAGTCAGTCTACGGTCATCCCGGGCTTCAACAGGAAGTGGAAATAAAGCCAAGCGCCGCCGCATAGTTGTAGCTTTAGATAGTGGTGGATCAGACGAGGAATTCAAACCAGAACTGGCTGCGTCCAGCAGTGAGGACGAGGGGGAAGAAGCAACGGTGGCCAGTGAAGACGACGGAGGCAGCAAGATCACAAATGATTCCGAAGCAGAAAGCCCCATCAAGCCTGCAAAGCGCAAACGTCCTGAAGAAAAGTCTGCTTCAACAAAATCTAAGATACCAACTACTCCGTCTAACGCACCAAAACGCTTTCCAGCAGCTGTCGCAGACGACACAAAGTCTCGCCTGTCAGCCTTCTCTGCCCCTGACAACATTGATAGCCAAGCAAACGGATCAGGCACCGGTGTTAGCGCCACCATTTGGGACCACGAGAAGCTGGAGTGGTTGCAGGATGGCAAGAGGAAAGACAGCCGAAGGCGGCGACAGTCGGAGGACGACTATGATTCCTCCTCCTTGTATGTGCCAGAAGACTTTCTCAACAGAACCACTCCTGGTATGCGTCGGTGGTGGCAGCTCAAATCTGGAATGTTTGATACAGTCCTTTTCTTTAAGGTGGGGAAGTTTTATGAGCTCTACCACATGGATGCTGTGATCGGAGTCAACGAGATGGCGCTAACGTTCATGAAGGGGACCTGGGCACACTCGGGCTTCCCAGAGATCGGCTTTGCCCGTTTCTCAGATGTGCTGGTTCAGAAAGGCTACAAGGTGGCTCGTGTGGAGCAGACGGAGACCCCAGACATGATGGAAGCACGCTGTAAGAAAATGGCTAGACCCACCAAGTTTGACCGTGTGGTGAATAGAGAAGTGTGCCGCATTATCACACGTGGCACCCAAACCTACAGCGTGTTGGACGGGGCTCCGTCCGAGAGTCAGAGCAAGTTCCTGCTGAGTTTAAAGGAAAAGGCTGAAGAGGAAAGCTCGGGGCGCTGCCGTACTTACGGAGTCTGCTTTGTAGATACCTCTGTGGGTTATTTCCATGTCGGTCAGTTCCCAGACGACCGACACTGCTCACGTCTGCGCACCCTGATAGCACACTTTGCCCCTGCTGAAGTGCtctttgaaaaggggaacccATCTGTTGAAACACGCAAAATATTTAAAGCCTCTCTGTCCTCTGCTCTGCAGGAAGGGCTTAATGCTGGCACACAGTTCTGGGATGCTCAAAAGACTCTGAAAAACCTCTCTGAAGAAGATTACTTTAGAGAGGCCGCTGGCAAGGATCAGGGGAAAGGGAAAAACGCTCTTCCTTCTCTTCTAAAAAAGATGACCTCCAAGACGGATTCACTGGGCCTTACTCCTAAAGAGGGCCATGAGCTGGGACTGTCCGCACTGGGAGGATGTATTTTCTATCTGAAGAAATGCCTGGTTGACCACGAGCTGCTCTCTTTGGCCAACTTTGAAGAATATGTCCCTGTTGACGTTGAGCTGGAGAAAGCTGCAGGACGTGACAATTTCTTTTCCCGGACTCGTCAGCGGATGGTCCTTGACGGAGTTACTCTAGCAAACTTGGAAATCTTTCAGAACGGCTTAGGAGGAACTGAAGGGACGCTGCTGGAGCGCTTGGACACCTGCTCTACCCCATTTGGCAAGAGGCTGTTGAAGCAGTGGCTCTGTGCTCCGCTATGTAACCCGTCATCCATCAAGGACAGACTGGACGCTGTGGAGGAGCTGATGGCAGCTCAGGCCCAGGCCACTGAGGTTTCAGACCTGCTGAAGAAACTCCCAGATTTGGAGCGTCTTCTGAGTAAAATCCACAGCATCGGCACTCCTCTGAAGGGCCAGGATCACCCTGACAGCAGAGCCGTTCTCTATGAGGAGGTCACATACAGCAAGCGCAAGATCGCAGACTTCCTCTCAGTACTGGAAGGTTTCAAAACGATGCAAGAGATCATCACTGTCCTCACTCCAGTCGCAGGCAACTCTCGATCCAAGTTGCTCCATCAAGTTGTCAGTCTGAAAGGTGACAAGGACGGCCTCTTTCCCAATCTCTCTGCTGAACTCAAACGCTGGGACAAAGCCTTCGACCATAACAAAGCCCGCACCACCGGCGTCATCACCCCCAAAGCCGGCTTTGACCCAGAGTTCGACGAGGCTCTGTCCTCCATCAAGGACTGTGAGCGGGAGCTGCAGGATTACCTGGACCAACAGAAGAAGAGGGTTGGCTGTAAAAACATGTCCTACTGGGGGACCGGGCGAAACCGGTTCCAGATGGAGGTGCCCGACAGCATCTCGGAGAGGAATATTCCCGAGGAGTACGACGCAAAGTCTACAAAGAAAGGCTGGAAGCGTTATGTGACGAGGGAATCTGAGCGGCTTTTCTCAGAGCTGCAAGGATATGAGGAGACGAGAGACGCTGCCCTGAAAGACTGCATGAGGAGACTCTTCTACAACTTCGACCAGAACTACAAAGACTGGAAGACTGGTGTGGAGTGCATGGCAGTGCTCG ATGTGCTGCTGGCCTTCTCCCGCTACAGTCAGGGCGGAGACGGCTCCATGACCCGCCCACAGGTGGTGCTCCCCGAGGGTGATGACCAGGTAGCACCCTTCCTCGACCTCACCGGATCCCGCCACCCCTGTGTCACCAAGACCTTCTTTGGCGACGACTTCATCCCGAATGACGTCTTCATCGGCTGCCCTGGCAGCAGTGAGGCTGGTGAGGAGAACGGGCAGGCCTCCTGTGTCCTCGTCACCGGGCCAAACATGGGGGGGAAGTCTACCCTCATGAGACAG TGTGGACTTGTGATCATCCTCGCTCAGCTGGGTTGCTACGTGCCCGCTGAGAGCCTGCGCTACACGCCTGTCGACAGAGTCTTCACTCGGCTGGGAGCCTCAGATCGTATCATGGCTG GAGAGAGTACTTTCTTTGTGGAGCTCAGTGAGACAGCCAGCATCCTGCACCATGCCACCAAACACTCTCTTGTGCTCCTTGATGAATTAGGCAA GGGCACAGCCACATATGATGGCACAGCCATTGCCAGTGCTGTTGTGAAGGAGCTTGCTGAGAAGATCTGCTGTCGCACGCTCTTCTCCACACATTACCACTCCCTGGTGGAGGACTACGCCACCAACCCCGCAGTGCGCCTGGGCCACATG GCGTGCATGGTGGAGAATGAATGTGAGGACCCGAGTCAAGAGACCATCACATTCCTCTACAAGTTCATCACCGGTGCTTGTCCCAAGAGTTACGGCTTCAACGCAGCTCGCCTGGCCAGCCTGCCCGAGGAGGTCATCCAATCAGGACACAGGAAGGCCCAGGAGTTTGAGAAGAGCACCATCAGCCTCCGCCTCTTCAA GAAGCTCTGCCAGTTTGCTGAAGATGTTTCTGTGGGCAACACACACTTTACTTCACTTGTTCAGATGCTCAACAACCTGTAG
- the fbxo11a gene encoding F-box only protein 11a isoform X1, giving the protein MNSVRASNVSRRPRRVSRPRPVQPERNHQERDEDVPADMVAEESGPGAQNSPYQLRRKSLPKRTVCPTKTNMEGASTSTTENFGHRPKRPRVSGKCQDLPAAPAEQYLQEKLPDEVVLKIFSYLLEQDLCRAACVCKRFSELANDPILWKKLYMEVFEYTRPMMHPEAGKFYQINPEEYEQPNPWKESFQQLYKGAHVKPGFAEHFYSNPARYKGRDNMFYYDTIEDALGGGQEPHFDGLIFVHSGIYTDEWIYIESPITMIGAAPGKVAEKVIIENTRDSTFVFMEGSEDAYVGYMTIRFNPDDKSAQHHNAHHCLEITVNCSPIIDHCIIRSTCTVGSAVCVSGQGACPTIKHCNISDCENVGLYITDHAQGIYEDNEISNNALAGIWVKNHGNPIIRRNHIHHGRDVGVFTFDHGMGYFESCNIHRNRIAGFEVKAYANPTVVRCEIHHGQTGGIYVHEKGRGQFIENKIYANNFAGVWITSNSDPTIRGNAIFNGNQGGVYIFGDGRGLIEGNDIYGNALAGIQIRTNSCPIVRHNKIHDGQHGGIYVHEKGQGVIEENEVYSNTLAGVWVTTGSTPVLRRNRIHSGKQVGVYFYDNGHGVLEDNDIYNHMYSGVQIRTGSNPKIRRNKIWGGQNGGILVYNSGLGFIEDNEIFDNAMAGVWIKTDSNPTLRRNKIHDGRDGGICIFNGGRGLLEENDIFRNAQAGVLISTNSHPVLRKNRIFDGFAAGIEITNHATATLEGNQIFNNRFGGLFLASGVNVTMKDNKIMNNQDAIEKAVSRGQCLYKISSYTSYPMHDFYRCHTCNTTDRNAICVNCIKKCHQGHDVEFIRHDRFFCDCGAGTLSNPCTLAGEPTHDTDTLYDSAPPIESNTLQHN; this is encoded by the exons ATGAACTCCGTCAGAGCAAGTAACGTTAGCAGAAGACCAAGGCGAGTCTCGAGGCCGCGCCCGGTACAGCCGGAGAGGAACCACCAGGAAAGAG ATGAGGACGTTCCTGCAGATATGGTCGCAGAAGAATCCGGTCCAGGAGCTCAGAACAGTCCCTACCAACTTAGAAGAAAGTCTCTACCCAAGAGAACAGTGTGTCCGACAAAGACAAACATGGAG GGTGCTTCCACTTCAACCACAGAAAACTTTGGACACCGACCAAAGCGCCCAAGAGTTTCAGGAAAGTGTCAAGATTTACCAG CAGCTCCAGCAGAGCAGTATCTGCAGGAGAAGCTCCCAGACGAGGTGGTGCTAAAGATCTTCTCCTACCTGTTGGAGCAGGACTTGTGCCGTGCAGCGTGTGTGTGCAAGCGCTTCAGTGAGCTGGCCAATGACCCCATCCTCTG GAAGAAGCTTTACATGGAAGTGTTTGAATACACGCGCCCCATGATGCACCCCGAGGCGGGGAAGTTCTACCAGATAAACCCAGAAGAGTACGAGCAGCCTAACCCGTGGAAGGAAAGTTTTCAGCAGTTG TATAAAGGAGCACACGTTAAGCCGGGCTTTGCAGAACACTTTTACAGTAATCCTGCCAGATACAAAGGAAGAGACAACATGTTT TACTACGACACCATCGAGGACGCTCTGGGTGGGGGTCAGGAGCCTCACTTTGACGGCCTGATATTCGTGCACTCTGGTATTTACACAGATGAGTGGATCTACATCGAGTCGCCCATCACGATGATCGGAGCTG ctcCTGGAAAAGTAGCAGAGAAAGTCATCATTGAGAATACCAGAGACTCTACGTTTGTATTCATGGAAGGCTCCGAAGATGCTTACGTTGGATACATGACCATTAGG TTCAATCCTGATGATAAATCCGCCCAGCACCACAACGCACACCACTGCCTCGAGATTACCGTCAACTGCAGCCCCATCATCGACCACTGCATCATACGCAGCACGTGCACAG TGGGGTCAGCGGTCTGTGTCAGCGGCCAGGGGGCCTGTCCCACAATAAAGCACTGCAACATTAGTGACTGTGAAAATGTTGGTCTTTACATCACTGACCATGCACAG GGAATATACGAAGACAATGAGATCTCAAACAACGCTCTGGCTGGGATCTGGGTGAAGAACCATGGCAACCCGATCATCAGACGGAATCACATCCACCATGGCAGAGACGTTGGCGTCTTCACATTCGATCACGGCATG GGTTACTTTGAGAGCTGTAACATCCATAGGAACCGTATAGCCGGCTTCGAGGTGAAGGCGTACGCCAATCCAACAGTGGTGCGGTGTGAGATCCATCATGGGCAGACGGGGGGCATCTACGTGCACGAAAAGGGCCGCGGGCAGTTCATCGAAAACAAGATCTATGCAAATAACTTTGCTGGGGTGTGGATCACCTCGAACAGCGACCCCACAATAAG GGGCAATGCCATTTTTAATGGTAACCAAGGTGGTGTTTATATTTTCGGTGATGGTCGGGGTCTTATCGAAGGAAACGACATCTACGGTAACGCTCTGGCAGGAATCCAGATCAGGACGAACAGCTGCCCTATCGTCCGACACAATAAGATCCACGATGGCCAGCATGGAGGCATATATGTG CATGAAAAAGGACAAGGCGTCATCGAGGAGAACGAGGTGTACAGCAACACGCTGGCAGGAGTGTGGGTGACAACGGGAAGTACGCCAGTGCTGCGGAGGAACCGGATACACAGCGGGAAGCAG GTTGGGGTCTATTTCTACGACAATGGCCATGGCGTGCTGGAAGACAATGATATCTATAATCACATGTACTCCGGGGTTCAAATAAG gaCTGGCAGCAATCCCAAGATCAGGCGGAACAAGATCTGGGGGGGGCAGAATGGAGGCATTCTGGTTTACAACTCGG GCTTGGGCTTTATCGAGGACAATGAGATCTTTGACAATGCTATGGCCGGAGTGTGGATCAAGACCGACAGCAACCCCACTCTGCGGAGGAATAAGATCCACGATGGGAGAGACGGGGGCATCTGTATATTCAACGGAGGAAGAG GTTTGTTAGAGGAAAATGACATCTTCAGAAATGCCCAAGCAGGAGTCCTGATCAGCACCAACAGCCACCCCGTACTGCGGAAAAACCGGATATTTGACGGCTTCGCAGCAG GTATTGAGATTACCAATCACGCCACAGCGACCCTGGAGGGGAACCAGATCTTCAACAATCGCTTTGGGGGATTGTTTCTTGCGTCTGGTGTCAATGTTACAATGAAAG ataataaaataatgaaCAATCAAGATGCCATTGAAAAGGCTGTGAGCAGAGGTCAGTGCCTGTACAAGATTTCAAGTTACACCAGCTACCCAATGCACGATTTTTACAG GTGTCACACCTGTAACACAACAGACCGCAACGCCATCTGTGTGAACTGCATCAAGAAGTGTCACCAAGGACACGACGTGGAGTTCATCAGACACGATAG ATTTTTCTGCGACTGTGGTGCCGGGACGTTGTCAAATCCTTGCACACTAGCCGGAGAGCCGACTCACGACACGGACACACTGTATGACTCCGCCCCTCCTATAGAGTCCAACACGCTGCAGCACAACTGA
- the fbxo11a gene encoding F-box only protein 11a isoform X2: MNSVRASNVSRRPRRVSRPRPVQPERNHQERDEDVPADMVAEESGPGAQNSPYQLRRKSLPKRTVCPTKTNMEGASTSTTENFGHRPKRPRVSGKCQDLPAPAEQYLQEKLPDEVVLKIFSYLLEQDLCRAACVCKRFSELANDPILWKKLYMEVFEYTRPMMHPEAGKFYQINPEEYEQPNPWKESFQQLYKGAHVKPGFAEHFYSNPARYKGRDNMFYYDTIEDALGGGQEPHFDGLIFVHSGIYTDEWIYIESPITMIGAAPGKVAEKVIIENTRDSTFVFMEGSEDAYVGYMTIRFNPDDKSAQHHNAHHCLEITVNCSPIIDHCIIRSTCTVGSAVCVSGQGACPTIKHCNISDCENVGLYITDHAQGIYEDNEISNNALAGIWVKNHGNPIIRRNHIHHGRDVGVFTFDHGMGYFESCNIHRNRIAGFEVKAYANPTVVRCEIHHGQTGGIYVHEKGRGQFIENKIYANNFAGVWITSNSDPTIRGNAIFNGNQGGVYIFGDGRGLIEGNDIYGNALAGIQIRTNSCPIVRHNKIHDGQHGGIYVHEKGQGVIEENEVYSNTLAGVWVTTGSTPVLRRNRIHSGKQVGVYFYDNGHGVLEDNDIYNHMYSGVQIRTGSNPKIRRNKIWGGQNGGILVYNSGLGFIEDNEIFDNAMAGVWIKTDSNPTLRRNKIHDGRDGGICIFNGGRGLLEENDIFRNAQAGVLISTNSHPVLRKNRIFDGFAAGIEITNHATATLEGNQIFNNRFGGLFLASGVNVTMKDNKIMNNQDAIEKAVSRGQCLYKISSYTSYPMHDFYRCHTCNTTDRNAICVNCIKKCHQGHDVEFIRHDRFFCDCGAGTLSNPCTLAGEPTHDTDTLYDSAPPIESNTLQHN; encoded by the exons ATGAACTCCGTCAGAGCAAGTAACGTTAGCAGAAGACCAAGGCGAGTCTCGAGGCCGCGCCCGGTACAGCCGGAGAGGAACCACCAGGAAAGAG ATGAGGACGTTCCTGCAGATATGGTCGCAGAAGAATCCGGTCCAGGAGCTCAGAACAGTCCCTACCAACTTAGAAGAAAGTCTCTACCCAAGAGAACAGTGTGTCCGACAAAGACAAACATGGAG GGTGCTTCCACTTCAACCACAGAAAACTTTGGACACCGACCAAAGCGCCCAAGAGTTTCAGGAAAGTGTCAAGATTTACCAG CTCCAGCAGAGCAGTATCTGCAGGAGAAGCTCCCAGACGAGGTGGTGCTAAAGATCTTCTCCTACCTGTTGGAGCAGGACTTGTGCCGTGCAGCGTGTGTGTGCAAGCGCTTCAGTGAGCTGGCCAATGACCCCATCCTCTG GAAGAAGCTTTACATGGAAGTGTTTGAATACACGCGCCCCATGATGCACCCCGAGGCGGGGAAGTTCTACCAGATAAACCCAGAAGAGTACGAGCAGCCTAACCCGTGGAAGGAAAGTTTTCAGCAGTTG TATAAAGGAGCACACGTTAAGCCGGGCTTTGCAGAACACTTTTACAGTAATCCTGCCAGATACAAAGGAAGAGACAACATGTTT TACTACGACACCATCGAGGACGCTCTGGGTGGGGGTCAGGAGCCTCACTTTGACGGCCTGATATTCGTGCACTCTGGTATTTACACAGATGAGTGGATCTACATCGAGTCGCCCATCACGATGATCGGAGCTG ctcCTGGAAAAGTAGCAGAGAAAGTCATCATTGAGAATACCAGAGACTCTACGTTTGTATTCATGGAAGGCTCCGAAGATGCTTACGTTGGATACATGACCATTAGG TTCAATCCTGATGATAAATCCGCCCAGCACCACAACGCACACCACTGCCTCGAGATTACCGTCAACTGCAGCCCCATCATCGACCACTGCATCATACGCAGCACGTGCACAG TGGGGTCAGCGGTCTGTGTCAGCGGCCAGGGGGCCTGTCCCACAATAAAGCACTGCAACATTAGTGACTGTGAAAATGTTGGTCTTTACATCACTGACCATGCACAG GGAATATACGAAGACAATGAGATCTCAAACAACGCTCTGGCTGGGATCTGGGTGAAGAACCATGGCAACCCGATCATCAGACGGAATCACATCCACCATGGCAGAGACGTTGGCGTCTTCACATTCGATCACGGCATG GGTTACTTTGAGAGCTGTAACATCCATAGGAACCGTATAGCCGGCTTCGAGGTGAAGGCGTACGCCAATCCAACAGTGGTGCGGTGTGAGATCCATCATGGGCAGACGGGGGGCATCTACGTGCACGAAAAGGGCCGCGGGCAGTTCATCGAAAACAAGATCTATGCAAATAACTTTGCTGGGGTGTGGATCACCTCGAACAGCGACCCCACAATAAG GGGCAATGCCATTTTTAATGGTAACCAAGGTGGTGTTTATATTTTCGGTGATGGTCGGGGTCTTATCGAAGGAAACGACATCTACGGTAACGCTCTGGCAGGAATCCAGATCAGGACGAACAGCTGCCCTATCGTCCGACACAATAAGATCCACGATGGCCAGCATGGAGGCATATATGTG CATGAAAAAGGACAAGGCGTCATCGAGGAGAACGAGGTGTACAGCAACACGCTGGCAGGAGTGTGGGTGACAACGGGAAGTACGCCAGTGCTGCGGAGGAACCGGATACACAGCGGGAAGCAG GTTGGGGTCTATTTCTACGACAATGGCCATGGCGTGCTGGAAGACAATGATATCTATAATCACATGTACTCCGGGGTTCAAATAAG gaCTGGCAGCAATCCCAAGATCAGGCGGAACAAGATCTGGGGGGGGCAGAATGGAGGCATTCTGGTTTACAACTCGG GCTTGGGCTTTATCGAGGACAATGAGATCTTTGACAATGCTATGGCCGGAGTGTGGATCAAGACCGACAGCAACCCCACTCTGCGGAGGAATAAGATCCACGATGGGAGAGACGGGGGCATCTGTATATTCAACGGAGGAAGAG GTTTGTTAGAGGAAAATGACATCTTCAGAAATGCCCAAGCAGGAGTCCTGATCAGCACCAACAGCCACCCCGTACTGCGGAAAAACCGGATATTTGACGGCTTCGCAGCAG GTATTGAGATTACCAATCACGCCACAGCGACCCTGGAGGGGAACCAGATCTTCAACAATCGCTTTGGGGGATTGTTTCTTGCGTCTGGTGTCAATGTTACAATGAAAG ataataaaataatgaaCAATCAAGATGCCATTGAAAAGGCTGTGAGCAGAGGTCAGTGCCTGTACAAGATTTCAAGTTACACCAGCTACCCAATGCACGATTTTTACAG GTGTCACACCTGTAACACAACAGACCGCAACGCCATCTGTGTGAACTGCATCAAGAAGTGTCACCAAGGACACGACGTGGAGTTCATCAGACACGATAG ATTTTTCTGCGACTGTGGTGCCGGGACGTTGTCAAATCCTTGCACACTAGCCGGAGAGCCGACTCACGACACGGACACACTGTATGACTCCGCCCCTCCTATAGAGTCCAACACGCTGCAGCACAACTGA